agtgAGAATATTCCCATCACCATCTCAAAAGAAGCGCCAACGAATTTGGATCCGATTCTTATCATCACTCGTCTCCACTGATTCCTCCAATCTATCACCTCCCAATTTCACAGgtatttttctgtttctatCATTTCCGATTCATGTTCTAATCGAGACCCACTACTTCCTCATCCATCCACATCATTACAAATCACACCCGGTTTCTAGTTTCTGTGAATCCGGAGACATTTTGATTTGATCATGCCCTTTTCTTGATGTTTCAGCGTCAATTCTTGGTGGGTGCGGCTTATTCTCAGGTGGGGTGATCGACAGTGCTGGGGTAagtgttttgttattttgtttttccttctcgTTTTGAGTTGTCGCGATTGGTGCGATCTTCATCGATTGTTTGGTTACTGGGAAAATTTCGGAATCGAAGAAAATGATTAGGGATTTCGTTGTTGCGATTGTTCTTTAGATTGTTTTAGTTGATGCCATTGTTCCTTTGGGTTGGAGGTTTTCAACTAGTTTCGATTGTTAAATTTGGCCATTACAGCTCGATTACTTTACTGTTTGGCTAGCTTACCCTATCGTTTTGATTGTTAAACTTGCTTCTGTTCATCATATGAATCAATCCTGTGGCCTTCTTTGAGTAGATGATGGATTATTTTAGTTGGTAGATTAAGATTTGATTGATCAAGTAAATGTTATGTGAAATTTGTGTTTTCTGGGATTGAATCTTAGAAACTTAAGTTTAGAGGCTGCTTTGATTCTGCATGAACTTTGGGGGAAGTTTCTGGGAATAGAGGACTCAATGCACAACGCTAATGGTTTGAAGCTTGGATGTTAATCGTTTGGATATTTCTAAGCCTAAAACTTTCCTTTTTGAGACAAGAAATCCTTTCTTGTGAATGTATCTAAGCATTTGGGAGCTTATTCACCAAGAGTTTAAACGCCCATGACGTGATTCGAAAGCAACTCCCTTCATGTGATTTCGCCTTGGCGATGCGATGTACCCCTGACCACCTCTTTCTCAACTGCTCCTTTGCTGAAGTTTCTGAAGTTGCTTTCGACTTTACCTTGATCTTTTTGTTAATAGTGGTCGGGCTTCCCGTCCGAAAGACGAAGAAGATTCTTTAGCTTCACTTTGTTAGacttttttttaccctttGGCTCCAAAGGAACAATTGAATCATCAACGAGAAAGAAAACTCTTCTTATTGGTTTATAGAATCTTTATCCTTTTTGGATCTCATGGTGTTGACTTTCTCCTCCGTTCAATAATTATTGTATAAACATTCTTTTTGCCTAATTTGAATACTTTATGTAATCTCTGGCTTTCCTCCTCTctttgtatttgaaaaaataaataaaggaaaacatGTATCTATACCTcatgtgtgagatcccgcgttggttggagaggggaacgaagcattctttataagggtgtggaaacttcttcctagtagatgcattttaaaaccttgaggggaagctcgaaaggaaaagcccaaagagaacaatatctgctagcagtgggcttgagctgttacaaatgatatcaaaactagacactgggcggtgtgccaatgaggacgctggacccccaatggagtggattgtgagatctcacattggttggagaggggaacgaagcattccttataagggtgtggaaacctcttcctagtagacgcgttttaaaaccttgaggggaagcctgaaaggaaaaatccacagagaacaatatctgctagcggtgggcttgagctgttacaaatgatatcaaagccagacattgggcggtgtgtcaaTGAGGACGCTAGACCACCAATGGAGtggagtgtgagatctcacattggttgaagaggggaacgaagcattccctataagggtgtggaagccttttcctagtagacgcgttttaaaaccttgagagaaagtccgaaagggaaagcccaaagaggacaatatcagctagcgttgggcttgagttgttacatggCTATGTAAAATGTCAAGTAATGTTATACTTATAAACAGAAAGAAGTTGACAACTTCTGAATGCTCATGCAAATGCTCAATATGAAGCTATAAAGAATTCATTCATCTGAATAAAACTTTGATCCATTTCTCACATCTCCTGAGTTGAACATGAgtatatttttcatctttaattaTACTCCTgctattaaaatttgattgacCTTTTGAGTTGTATTCTAGATTGTCTCAACTACAGTATCGGCCCGAGGATTGCAATCATGGACAGGCTTAGTGTTTCAGCGCGTCTCATGATAGTTTCAGATCTCGATCATACCATGGTTAGATCTTTAATATAtcgtttattattttataactcCAATTCCTTCTGGCAGCAATCTAATCTGTTGAACGGTTTCATTTTAGGTCGATCATCACGATTCAGAGAACTTTTCTCTGTTGAGGTTTAATGCATTATGGGAAGCCAATTACCGTCACGATTCTCTGCTTGTTTTCTCAACTGGAAGATCCCCCACTCTGTACAAAGAGCTAAGGAAAGAGAAACCTATGTTAACTCCTGACATTACCATAATGTCTGTGGGAACTGAGATAACCTATGGCCACTCAATGGTGCCTGATGAAGGTTGGGTTGATGTTTTAAATCAAAAGTGGGATAAGAACATAGTCATTGAGGAAGCCAGCAAGTTTTCTGAACTTACTCCTCAGGTACTGTTTACACTTTTGAGGTTGAATAAAGAACATTGCAGTAAGGTATAAGTCATGTAAAAGACTGACCATTTTGGGTTCATGTAGGCCGAGTCAGAACAACGACCGCACAAGGTTAGCTTCTATATTCAGAAAGATAAGGCTCAGGCTGTTACCAAGGCTCTTTCTGAGTCTATGGAGAGACGCGGGGTAAGGTTTCATGTACAACTTTTTATCCGTTGACTGAGTCGTATCACAGCGTCTATCATTTAAGCTCGTGTACCAACCATTGGGTCTAGAAGGAATTTTAACCATGAAGCTACTTTTTTTTGTGCTTATTATCAGTTGGATGTAAAAATAATCTACAGTGGAGGGATAGATTTGGATATATTACCACAAGGTGCTGGAAAAGGACAAGCTCTTGCTTACCTCCACAAAAAATTCAAGTCGATCGGGAAACTACCAACTAATACTCTTGTTTGTGGTGACTCGGGGAACGATGCCGAGCTATTTAGCATTCCAGACGTATTTGGTGTCATGGTAGTTCATCTGCATTACGATTTGTTAACATCATAgacaattctatttcttttttccaccTATGAAATATTATGCATTATGTAGGTTAGTAATGCCCAGGAGGAATTGTTGCAATGGCATGCTGAAAATGCCAAGGACAACAGCAAGATTATTCATGCTTCAGAGAGATGTGCTGCTGGAATTATAGAAGCTATTGGT
This portion of the Cucurbita pepo subsp. pepo cultivar mu-cu-16 chromosome LG08, ASM280686v2, whole genome shotgun sequence genome encodes:
- the LOC111800682 gene encoding sucrose-phosphatase 1, whose product is MDRLSVSARLMIVSDLDHTMVDHHDSENFSLLRFNALWEANYRHDSLLVFSTGRSPTLYKELRKEKPMLTPDITIMSVGTEITYGHSMVPDEGWVDVLNQKWDKNIVIEEASKFSELTPQAESEQRPHKVSFYIQKDKAQAVTKALSESMERRGLDVKIIYSGGIDLDILPQGAGKGQALAYLHKKFKSIGKLPTNTLVCGDSGNDAELFSIPDVFGVMVSNAQEELLQWHAENAKDNSKIIHASERCAAGIIEAIGHFNLGPSTSLRDVKDFLNSNLEPESIGHEIVKFYLFYEKWRRAEVEESCLDHLKIAFNPSGVFVHPSGLEQSLSDSLNSIRKHYGDSRGKQYRVWVDRVLPTKIGSDSWLVKFEKWELSGEERLCSWTTAILSSKDSNGGNELAWLHVHQTWLEGSKAELSSTWLL